Proteins encoded within one genomic window of Brenneria nigrifluens DSM 30175 = ATCC 13028:
- a CDS encoding TolC family protein, producing MNQHIAKLWDSKQKSAGSQALKLAVTLACLGLAGCAVKPEPVTTEQQVQQALSDRTLMFANQEPVRGTITLDESIARALKYNLQQRVALMEQAMEDNLIGVASLDMLPKLAARAGLQTRNNVAGSSSESVTTGEQSLEASTSQDKTLRTADLSLSWNVLDFGISYFNAKMQANKSLAAEERRRRVVADITRQVRTAYWEAATAQRLQPEVTAALVDARQALEYARQTERQRLLAPVEALRFQKNMLEMVRQLEIVDSDLVMAKSRLASLMNLPPASKFDVSVPSESSLVAPKMAYTLDDLENFSMVKRPEVREESYLARNSVLETRKSLLRLLPGVSLFAGINGDSNSYLVNRQWASAGLQVSGNLLNVLSWSPVKRAGEANEELAEARRQALRMAVLTQVNVAWQEYQQSTRMFSRYQELARIQRGILNQTELSVRNQAATQMEQVRVSTETILTTRARDRSFADVQNALGAVYQAAGLDVLPDNVSDTSLAALSNTIARSTSNIETGGVPVPRLSLAVPAAVAATAQPAIAQPVAVAATPAAIVGKPYRTVNTDMWDNLQSLQAGGSH from the coding sequence GTGAATCAGCACATAGCAAAACTCTGGGATAGCAAACAAAAGTCCGCCGGTTCCCAGGCTCTGAAATTGGCGGTAACCCTGGCCTGTCTGGGGCTGGCCGGGTGTGCGGTAAAGCCTGAACCTGTGACGACGGAACAACAGGTTCAACAGGCGCTGAGCGATCGGACGCTGATGTTCGCCAATCAGGAACCGGTACGCGGCACCATCACGCTGGATGAATCCATTGCCCGCGCGCTGAAATACAACCTGCAACAGCGAGTGGCGCTGATGGAACAGGCGATGGAGGATAACCTGATCGGCGTCGCCAGCCTGGATATGCTGCCCAAACTGGCGGCGCGGGCCGGGTTGCAAACGCGCAACAACGTGGCCGGCTCCAGCAGCGAATCGGTGACCACCGGCGAACAGTCGCTGGAAGCCTCCACCAGTCAGGATAAAACCCTGCGCACGGCGGATCTGTCGCTGAGCTGGAACGTATTGGATTTCGGCATCAGCTATTTCAACGCCAAGATGCAGGCGAACAAATCGTTGGCCGCCGAAGAGCGCCGCCGTCGCGTGGTGGCCGATATTACCCGTCAGGTGCGCACCGCCTATTGGGAAGCGGCTACCGCCCAGCGTTTGCAGCCGGAGGTGACGGCGGCGCTGGTCGACGCGCGCCAGGCGCTGGAATATGCCCGCCAAACCGAGCGACAGCGTCTGCTGGCGCCGGTGGAAGCCCTGCGTTTCCAGAAAAATATGCTGGAAATGGTGCGCCAGCTTGAGATCGTCGACAGCGATCTGGTGATGGCCAAATCTCGTCTGGCTTCGCTGATGAACTTACCGCCCGCCAGCAAATTTGATGTATCCGTCCCCAGCGAAAGTAGTCTGGTGGCGCCGAAAATGGCCTACACCCTCGACGATCTGGAAAATTTCTCGATGGTGAAACGGCCCGAAGTGCGCGAAGAGAGCTATCTGGCGCGTAATTCGGTGCTGGAAACCCGTAAATCGCTGCTGCGGCTGTTGCCGGGCGTGTCGCTGTTCGCCGGCATCAACGGCGACAGCAACAGCTATCTGGTGAACCGCCAGTGGGCCAGCGCCGGATTGCAGGTCAGCGGCAACCTGTTGAATGTGCTCTCCTGGTCGCCGGTGAAGCGTGCCGGGGAGGCGAATGAAGAGCTGGCGGAAGCGCGGCGCCAGGCGCTGCGTATGGCGGTGCTGACTCAGGTGAACGTCGCCTGGCAGGAGTATCAGCAGAGTACGCGCATGTTCAGCCGCTATCAGGAACTGGCGCGCATTCAGCGCGGCATCCTGAATCAGACCGAGCTCAGCGTGCGCAATCAGGCGGCGACGCAGATGGAACAGGTGCGCGTCAGCACGGAAACCATCCTCACCACCCGCGCGCGCGACCGCAGCTTTGCCGACGTACAGAACGCGCTGGGCGCGGTGTATCAGGCCGCCGGTCTGGATGTGCTGCCCGATAACGTCAGCGATACCAGTCTGGCGGCATTGAGCAACACCATCGCCCGCAGCACCAGCAATATCGAAACCGGCGGCGTGCCGGTGCCGCGTCTGTCGCTGGCCGTCCCGGCCGCGGTGGCGGCAACGGCGCAGCCGGCGATCGCGCAGCCTGTCGCCGTCGCGGCAACGCCCGCCGCCATCGTCGGGAAACCCTACCGCACGGTAAACACCGATATGTGGGATAACCTGCAATCGTTGCAAGCCGGGGGCTCCCACTGA
- a CDS encoding beta-propeller fold lactonase family protein has product MTYSRSASRAKHRRLPQQAWALEPRMMFDAAAVATAEAVVAATDSAPGVTASGAEATIGIDDGSAAQSVDLFSGVTVFTDGAGQELTDLTITVSSSGSNQALVIDGSAIVLQATTTPGTTADNGYTYSVSVSGDSTTITLSIASSGTDAGYTAAGAASLIDGIAYRTLDDTVESGTVTVTLESLSDDGGDTAQLGISSTIAITSNINVAPVIADNGALEAAESFTIDDLGDSTEVVYSSDGSYAYAAGDGAISVFSVDDTGRLTLAQTLTGITDLGSVSEMAISADGRSIYAIDGGGSVYVFSVADDGALSFVSAVDTGNGDASGGLAISEDGAWVYVGTQWNGVARFSRDLSTGALTYVDRVPGEDGSIYSNSRNGVIATAGDYLYVIYTSGSHAILVYQLNDDGTLSTVATLLTGDSGYSAVDYSLAVSDDGQNLYVANPDTGGVAIYQFSGSALTRLSTLTVDGVASIALSDDGSQLYAAAYDGTIGIYTVAGNGTLTLSGSLAGGTGGSDIAVSGDGLSILVAGGGVSRYSGAQTLVLGEALTFAGGLTLKDSNYDALSGGAGNYNGASLSVSASVEGGSFGFADGGGLSYANGVISLDGSAIATLGVSGGVLSVTFTADASTAVANQVLRQLTYSNASATAGSFIQLSVIASDAALAGSAVALTLRVNAVPQVNTDAATGYVLDGATSETAYSFTLFAGLFGDADGDNLNWSVDGLPDGLTFDAATRTISGAATETGAFSLTVTVTDASGASASLALDLAVEQIANRAPAVNEDAATTLDPATEDRVYSTTLDPDLFSDADSVYNGDSLSWSVSGLPDGLTFDAATLTLSGTSGTVGDYTVIVTATDQSGASASAELTLRVITTVEADNSAPALTADASTLTYSSDGSLSGFSKYVNSITLSGDGGTLLIAASDNNNGNGTSYLYVYSRDTASGELTLVQTFTQGTTDDGDASNGIELDGLSGITSVAYSSDGSLLYLSGYSSTGSASTYSISVFSVGDDGALVLVGQVADIAEKVLQIAVAENSGTLYALSASTVYAYSTDGDGALTAIGAYTPDNGFGTAVAMQIDDDGTVYVLSGGRLTIYTAAAADGGLDYAGQLTRSGTTLTWTEADGTAATAGAVSNGNAFNGANAFVVSDAGYIYLTTSNGFLTTLQYDSATNTLTLTNAQDAFSPLGQYPHGIAISGDGTTLYVGSAASTKMAIYTVGEDGVPTLSNTVTMASAVSRLVVSDDGRFIYGGKNLYFSPGLSMVGASGMSVAYSELGTITPAASITLSDSDYDALNGGSGNYNGATITLVRADGANADDTYGFTDANGLTLADGVIYLDGSAIANVANADGTLTITFTADVSTATANRVLQQITYSNASSNPGGSITLRLSVTDRYSAGSTDIQLAVTQINDAPVLEASGQDVTYTSGGNGVKLFKDIAVSAGEDDQAISSLTLTVSGLADAAREVLVIGGSYVTLVDGANVSGSVSVDVVESDGSINTYSYSVTASVSVTDGVATVTVSSNGGLPAELATTLVKNIAYINTSASYSADPTVGDRVIALTAIQDNGGTSDGGIDTTALSISSTVTVSLINAAPTVTATDAEARYVENGDAAALFNQVAVSTGEPGQAITNVELTVSGLSDGASEVLVIDGVSVPLTAEASGETANGYIYYVSLEGDAATVYLYSSDGIAAADAAALIAGLAYANLSDDPTAGTRTVTLTSIQDDGGTANGGADTALLAIAASVTVAAVNDAPIVSATAAQVIYATSGSSAALFSEVAISTVESAQTLSAIAFTVSGLLDGGSETLIVSGTRIALVDGSGTLGNGYAYTVTLDGDSATVTLTSADGIAAADAVTLIEQTSYANLSNAQSAGERIISLSLRDSGGQDDGGFDTTTLEALASIDVVNNSAPELGASADYTSLEAAASLTAISGLADIAAGTLTAGGDYLYVIDSSGNIAIFSRNTNTGELALLQTQESGVLSASRIEVSGDGGTVYILGAGGDSVTLFSRDGADGGLTLLQTLTTENVVDLTMSADGGALYVVDGNYSGLLVYSRDADSGQYALSQSISASTDSEPYLFTAVGIEVVGDYVYVVTDPAAESVANTLIVYQRAADGTLGAVAWLRDGADAGESAVDMPSPLAVSVASDGGTIYVASENGVAAFSFDAASGALSYLGAVGGLSGVTDIALSSDDDTLYLTHADGSLSRYNADGGALTLVDTFTGVDVAALAGALNVATGAHGAVAVIGGGGVVSLKDTLTEIAIDYTEQGTVLLAGVITLSDADYDALADGAGNYNGAVITLARDGGASGDDGYGFVDGNGLTLADGTLYLDGAAIAAFTDDDGTLTLTFTADVTTAVANRVLQQINYTNASDDPDAGVSLRLTVTDVYGASGSVTLALSVAEINDAPLLSAAAANAVYTEGGDAAVLFSDAVVSPVEAGQTISALTLSVSGLSDGSNETLTIDGTVIALVAGSGVTANGYAYSVSVNDGIASVVIAGESGISAADTAALVNSLAYANASDDPTVGTRAVTLTAIQDNGGTADGGADTTTLAVSATVAVAAVNNAPTLTAIPADTGYTEGDNAVGLFSETLISTVESGQAIASLTLTVSGVSDGSSETLTVDGTVIALVAGSGVTANGYAYGVSLSDGSATVVISSTAGIAVADAASLVDGLAYANTSEDPTAGARTVTLSAIQDNGGGPDGTALAIAATVSVVAVNDAPTLTTTPADATYAASGDAAPLFGDTAVSTPEAGQSIAALTLTVSGVVDAVERLNIDGSWVTLADGVSVTTASGLSVTVALDEGTATLVIASGDGLGAAAAQTLIDGLTYANASGAVSGGERIVSLIAVRDNGGAEAGGQDTSALSIAATVNVVNSAPQATDAEIALPAATRGVEYLVTLPDELFTDADGDSLSWSIEGLPDGLSFDADTLTISGTPLATGSVQLVLTARDALGAAASREISLLVNQHSASPVVLPEFDAFGMMASWREDLERRDAPRTEGFARPAARPTPSASGPAAETAPPAGDALSTSNYPLVNGKMDYAATPWQLDPIMETLMPELEKVDFSATRGANAAAENVPSGLRSPLAEGVEGKAAFSAQLQQEQAGFDQLLAALNQLAEKNASPAE; this is encoded by the coding sequence ATGACCTATTCCCGCTCCGCTTCGCGCGCGAAACATCGGCGCCTTCCTCAACAGGCATGGGCGCTGGAGCCGCGTATGATGTTCGACGCCGCCGCCGTTGCCACGGCGGAAGCCGTCGTGGCCGCCACCGACAGCGCGCCCGGCGTCACCGCCAGCGGCGCCGAAGCCACGATCGGCATTGATGACGGCTCAGCCGCGCAGTCGGTGGATCTGTTCAGCGGCGTCACCGTCTTTACCGACGGCGCCGGCCAGGAGCTGACGGATCTGACGATCACCGTGAGCAGCAGCGGCAGTAATCAGGCGCTGGTGATCGACGGCAGCGCCATCGTACTGCAAGCCACGACGACGCCCGGCACCACGGCGGACAACGGCTACACTTATTCAGTATCGGTCAGCGGCGACAGTACCACCATTACGCTCAGCATAGCTTCGTCGGGCACTGACGCCGGCTATACCGCCGCCGGCGCGGCCAGCCTGATCGACGGCATCGCCTACCGGACGCTGGACGACACGGTGGAAAGCGGCACCGTCACGGTAACGCTGGAAAGTCTGAGCGATGACGGCGGCGACACGGCGCAACTGGGCATCAGCTCCACCATCGCCATCACCAGCAATATCAATGTCGCACCGGTGATAGCCGATAACGGCGCGCTTGAAGCCGCCGAGTCCTTCACCATCGACGATCTCGGCGACAGCACGGAAGTGGTTTACTCCAGCGACGGCAGCTACGCTTACGCCGCCGGAGACGGCGCGATTTCGGTGTTCTCCGTCGACGACACGGGGCGGCTGACTCTGGCGCAGACGCTGACCGGCATCACCGATCTGGGCAGCGTCAGCGAGATGGCGATCAGTGCGGACGGCAGATCGATCTACGCTATTGACGGCGGCGGCAGCGTTTATGTTTTCAGCGTTGCCGACGACGGCGCGCTCAGCTTTGTCTCGGCCGTCGATACCGGCAACGGCGATGCAAGCGGCGGACTGGCGATCTCGGAAGACGGCGCCTGGGTCTACGTGGGTACTCAATGGAACGGCGTGGCGAGATTTAGCCGCGACCTCAGCACCGGCGCGCTTACCTACGTGGACCGGGTGCCGGGCGAAGACGGTAGTATCTACAGCAACAGTCGCAACGGCGTGATCGCCACCGCCGGCGACTATCTCTATGTTATCTACACCTCCGGCAGCCACGCCATCCTGGTCTACCAGCTTAACGACGACGGCACCCTGAGCACCGTGGCTACCCTGCTTACCGGCGACAGCGGCTACAGCGCCGTGGACTATAGTCTGGCAGTGTCTGACGACGGCCAGAACCTGTACGTCGCCAATCCAGACACAGGCGGAGTCGCGATCTATCAGTTCAGCGGCAGCGCACTCACTCGGCTTTCTACCCTCACCGTCGACGGCGTAGCGAGCATCGCGCTGAGCGACGACGGCAGTCAGCTTTACGCCGCCGCGTATGATGGCACGATCGGAATTTATACGGTCGCCGGCAACGGCACCCTGACCCTGAGCGGCAGCCTGGCCGGCGGCACCGGCGGCAGCGATATCGCAGTGTCCGGCGACGGCCTGTCGATTCTGGTGGCCGGCGGCGGCGTGAGCCGCTACAGCGGCGCGCAGACCCTGGTTCTGGGCGAGGCGCTGACCTTCGCCGGCGGCCTGACGCTGAAAGACAGCAACTATGATGCGCTCAGCGGCGGCGCGGGCAACTATAACGGCGCCAGCCTCAGCGTCAGCGCCAGCGTCGAGGGCGGCAGCTTCGGTTTTGCCGACGGCGGCGGGCTGAGCTACGCCAACGGCGTGATCTCCCTGGACGGCAGCGCCATCGCCACCCTTGGCGTGAGCGGCGGTGTGCTGAGCGTGACCTTCACCGCCGACGCCAGCACCGCCGTGGCGAATCAGGTGCTGCGCCAGCTCACCTATAGTAACGCCAGCGCCACGGCCGGCAGCTTTATCCAGCTCAGCGTGATCGCCAGCGACGCGGCGCTGGCCGGCAGCGCCGTGGCGCTCACTTTGCGCGTCAATGCCGTGCCGCAGGTCAACACCGACGCCGCCACCGGCTATGTGCTGGACGGCGCCACCAGCGAAACCGCCTACAGCTTCACCCTGTTCGCCGGCCTGTTCGGCGACGCCGACGGCGACAACCTGAACTGGAGCGTCGACGGCCTGCCCGACGGCCTTACATTCGACGCCGCGACCCGAACTATCTCCGGCGCGGCCACCGAGACCGGCGCGTTCTCCCTTACCGTCACGGTCACCGACGCCTCCGGAGCCTCGGCTTCTTTGGCGCTGGATCTGGCGGTCGAGCAGATCGCCAACCGCGCCCCGGCGGTTAATGAAGACGCCGCGACCACCCTGGATCCGGCTACCGAGGACAGGGTCTATAGCACCACGCTGGATCCTGACTTGTTCAGCGACGCGGACAGCGTCTACAACGGCGACAGCCTGAGCTGGAGCGTCAGCGGGCTGCCGGACGGCCTGACCTTCGATGCCGCCACCCTGACCCTCTCCGGCACGTCCGGCACGGTGGGGGATTACACCGTGATCGTAACGGCCACCGACCAGTCGGGCGCCAGCGCCAGCGCTGAATTGACGCTGCGGGTGATCACCACGGTCGAGGCGGATAACAGCGCGCCGGCGCTGACGGCCGACGCCAGCACCCTGACTTACAGCAGCGACGGTTCGCTCAGCGGTTTCAGCAAGTACGTCAACAGCATCACGCTGTCCGGCGACGGCGGCACACTGTTGATCGCCGCCAGCGACAATAACAACGGCAACGGTACCAGCTACCTGTATGTTTACAGCCGCGATACCGCCAGCGGCGAGCTGACCCTCGTGCAGACCTTCACCCAGGGCACGACCGACGATGGCGACGCCAGCAACGGCATTGAGCTTGACGGCTTGTCGGGCATCACCTCCGTGGCCTATTCCAGCGACGGCAGCCTGCTCTACCTGTCCGGGTACTCTTCCACCGGCAGCGCCAGCACCTATTCGATTAGCGTTTTCAGCGTCGGTGACGACGGTGCGTTAGTTCTGGTTGGTCAAGTGGCCGATATCGCCGAGAAAGTGCTACAGATCGCCGTCGCGGAAAACAGCGGTACGCTCTACGCCCTCTCCGCCTCCACCGTCTATGCCTATAGCACCGACGGCGACGGCGCGCTCACGGCGATCGGCGCCTATACGCCTGACAATGGCTTCGGCACCGCCGTCGCTATGCAGATCGACGACGACGGCACCGTCTACGTGCTGAGCGGCGGACGACTGACCATCTACACCGCCGCCGCCGCCGATGGCGGCCTGGACTACGCCGGCCAGTTGACGCGCAGCGGCACCACGCTGACCTGGACCGAGGCCGACGGTACCGCCGCCACGGCGGGCGCCGTCAGCAATGGCAACGCTTTCAATGGCGCCAACGCGTTCGTCGTTTCCGACGCCGGCTACATCTACCTTACGACCAGCAACGGCTTTCTGACCACGCTGCAATACGACAGTGCGACCAACACCCTGACGCTGACCAACGCCCAGGATGCCTTCAGTCCGCTGGGGCAATATCCGCATGGCATCGCCATTTCCGGGGACGGAACGACCCTCTACGTCGGCAGCGCCGCCAGCACCAAAATGGCTATTTACACCGTCGGCGAGGATGGCGTGCCGACGCTTTCAAACACGGTCACGATGGCCAGCGCCGTATCGCGGCTGGTCGTCAGCGATGACGGCCGCTTCATCTACGGCGGCAAGAATCTGTATTTTTCCCCCGGCCTCAGCATGGTGGGAGCCAGCGGCATGTCCGTGGCCTACTCTGAACTTGGCACCATCACTCCCGCCGCCAGCATCACCTTGTCTGACAGTGATTACGACGCACTCAATGGCGGCAGCGGTAACTATAACGGCGCGACCATTACCTTGGTACGCGCCGATGGCGCCAATGCCGACGATACCTACGGCTTTACCGACGCCAACGGCCTGACGCTGGCCGATGGCGTGATCTACCTTGACGGCAGCGCCATCGCCAACGTCGCCAACGCAGACGGCACGCTGACCATCACCTTCACCGCCGACGTCAGCACCGCCACCGCCAATCGGGTGCTGCAGCAGATTACCTACAGCAACGCCAGCAGCAACCCCGGCGGCAGCATTACGCTCAGGCTGTCGGTGACGGATCGGTACAGCGCCGGTTCGACCGACATCCAGCTCGCGGTTACGCAGATCAACGACGCGCCGGTACTGGAGGCCAGCGGGCAGGACGTTACCTATACCAGCGGCGGCAACGGCGTGAAGCTGTTCAAGGATATCGCCGTATCGGCCGGGGAAGACGATCAGGCTATTAGCAGCCTTACCCTGACCGTTTCCGGTCTGGCAGACGCCGCAAGGGAAGTGCTGGTCATCGGCGGCTCCTACGTGACGCTGGTCGACGGCGCCAATGTCAGCGGCTCGGTTTCGGTGGACGTGGTGGAGAGCGACGGCAGCATCAATACTTACAGCTACTCTGTGACGGCGTCGGTCAGCGTAACGGACGGCGTCGCCACCGTCACGGTCAGCAGCAACGGCGGGTTGCCGGCGGAGCTGGCCACGACGCTGGTCAAAAACATCGCCTATATCAACACCTCAGCCAGTTATTCCGCCGATCCGACAGTCGGCGATCGCGTCATCGCCCTGACGGCCATTCAGGACAACGGCGGCACCAGCGACGGCGGCATAGACACCACCGCGCTTTCAATCAGTTCCACGGTTACCGTCAGCCTGATCAACGCCGCGCCCACGGTCACGGCCACCGACGCCGAGGCCCGCTATGTCGAAAATGGCGATGCGGCGGCGTTGTTCAATCAGGTTGCGGTATCGACGGGCGAACCGGGGCAGGCCATTACCAACGTTGAGCTGACCGTGTCCGGCCTGAGCGACGGCGCAAGCGAAGTGCTGGTCATCGACGGCGTCAGCGTTCCCCTGACGGCGGAAGCCAGCGGGGAAACCGCCAACGGTTATATATACTACGTTTCCCTTGAGGGCGACGCCGCCACGGTATACCTCTACAGCAGCGACGGCATCGCCGCGGCCGACGCCGCCGCGCTGATCGCCGGGCTGGCCTACGCCAACCTGAGCGACGATCCCACGGCGGGCACGCGCACCGTCACGCTGACCTCCATTCAGGATGACGGCGGCACGGCCAACGGCGGCGCCGATACCGCGTTACTCGCCATTGCGGCGAGCGTGACGGTGGCGGCGGTGAACGACGCGCCGATCGTCAGCGCCACGGCGGCGCAGGTCATTTACGCCACTTCCGGCAGCAGCGCCGCGCTGTTCAGCGAGGTCGCCATCTCGACGGTGGAAAGCGCTCAGACCCTCTCGGCCATCGCCTTTACCGTCTCCGGCCTGCTCGACGGCGGCAGCGAGACGCTCATCGTCTCCGGCACGCGCATTGCGCTGGTCGACGGCAGCGGCACGCTCGGCAACGGCTACGCTTATACCGTGACGCTCGACGGCGATAGCGCCACGGTGACCCTCACCAGCGCCGACGGCATCGCCGCCGCCGACGCCGTCACGCTGATCGAGCAGACAAGCTACGCCAACCTCAGCAATGCCCAGAGCGCCGGCGAACGCATCATCAGCCTTAGCCTGCGGGACAGCGGCGGCCAGGACGACGGCGGCTTTGATACCACCACGCTGGAAGCGCTCGCTTCCATTGACGTGGTGAACAACTCGGCGCCCGAGCTTGGCGCCAGCGCCGATTACACCAGCCTGGAGGCGGCCGCCAGCCTGACCGCCATCAGCGGCCTTGCCGATATCGCCGCCGGCACGCTGACGGCGGGGGGCGATTATCTGTATGTCATCGACAGCAGCGGCAATATCGCCATTTTTAGCCGCAACACCAACACCGGCGAACTGGCGCTGTTGCAGACTCAGGAGAGCGGCGTCTTATCCGCTTCGCGCATTGAAGTCAGCGGCGACGGCGGCACGGTCTATATTCTTGGCGCTGGCGGGGATAGCGTCACGCTCTTCAGCCGTGACGGCGCCGACGGCGGCCTGACGCTACTACAGACGCTGACCACGGAAAACGTCGTCGATCTGACGATGTCCGCTGACGGCGGCGCCCTGTATGTGGTGGATGGCAACTACTCCGGCCTGCTGGTTTACAGCCGCGACGCCGACAGCGGCCAGTATGCGCTGAGCCAGTCCATCAGCGCTTCCACCGACAGCGAACCCTATCTGTTTACCGCCGTCGGTATTGAAGTGGTGGGCGACTATGTGTATGTGGTCACCGATCCGGCCGCTGAGTCGGTCGCCAACACCCTGATCGTCTATCAACGCGCGGCGGACGGTACGCTCGGCGCCGTCGCCTGGCTGCGCGACGGCGCCGACGCGGGCGAAAGCGCCGTCGATATGCCGAGTCCGCTGGCCGTCTCCGTCGCTAGCGACGGCGGCACGATTTATGTGGCCAGCGAGAACGGCGTGGCCGCGTTCAGCTTTGACGCCGCCAGCGGCGCGCTGAGTTATCTCGGTGCGGTCGGCGGCTTGTCCGGCGTTACCGACATCGCCTTATCCAGTGATGACGACACGCTGTATCTCACCCATGCGGACGGCAGCCTCAGCCGCTACAACGCCGACGGCGGCGCGCTGACGCTGGTCGATACGTTCACCGGCGTTGACGTGGCGGCGCTGGCGGGCGCCCTGAACGTGGCTACCGGCGCCCACGGCGCGGTGGCGGTGATTGGCGGCGGCGGTGTGGTCAGCCTCAAAGATACGCTGACGGAAATCGCCATCGATTACACCGAGCAGGGAACGGTACTGCTCGCCGGGGTTATTACGCTGAGCGACGCCGACTACGACGCGCTGGCCGACGGCGCTGGCAACTACAACGGCGCGGTCATTACCCTGGCGCGTGACGGCGGCGCCAGCGGCGACGATGGCTATGGCTTCGTTGACGGCAACGGCCTGACGCTGGCGGACGGCACGCTCTATCTGGACGGCGCGGCTATCGCCGCCTTCACCGACGACGACGGTACGCTGACGCTGACCTTTACCGCGGATGTGACCACCGCTGTCGCCAATCGGGTGCTGCAACAGATTAACTACACCAATGCCAGCGACGATCCGGACGCCGGCGTGAGCCTGCGGCTGACCGTGACCGACGTCTATGGCGCCAGCGGCAGCGTCACCCTGGCGCTGAGCGTCGCCGAAATCAACGACGCGCCGCTGCTGAGCGCCGCCGCCGCCAACGCCGTCTACACCGAAGGCGGCGACGCCGCCGTGCTGTTCAGCGACGCGGTTGTCTCCCCCGTGGAGGCCGGTCAGACGATTAGCGCCCTGACGCTAAGCGTTTCCGGCCTGAGCGACGGTTCAAACGAGACGCTGACCATCGACGGCACCGTCATTGCGCTGGTCGCCGGTTCCGGCGTTACCGCCAATGGCTACGCCTACAGCGTGTCGGTCAACGACGGCATCGCCAGCGTGGTGATTGCCGGCGAGTCTGGCATTTCCGCCGCGGATACCGCCGCGCTGGTCAATAGTCTCGCTTACGCCAACGCCAGCGACGATCCCACAGTCGGTACGCGCGCCGTGACGCTGACCGCCATTCAGGATAACGGCGGTACGGCCGACGGCGGCGCGGATACCACGACGCTCGCCGTCTCCGCCACCGTCGCCGTCGCGGCGGTCAACAATGCGCCGACGCTGACCGCCATCCCGGCGGATACCGGTTATACCGAAGGTGATAACGCCGTCGGCCTGTTTAGCGAGACGCTCATCTCTACCGTGGAATCCGGCCAGGCTATCGCCAGTCTGACGCTTACCGTCTCCGGTGTGAGCGACGGTTCGAGCGAGACGCTGACCGTCGACGGCACCGTGATTGCGCTGGTCGCCGGTTCCGGCGTTACCGCCAATGGCTATGCCTACGGCGTTTCGCTAAGCGACGGCAGCGCCACCGTGGTCATCTCCAGCACGGCGGGCATTGCCGTTGCCGACGCCGCCAGCCTTGTCGACGGTCTGGCTTATGCCAACACCAGTGAAGACCCGACGGCCGGCGCGCGCACCGTTACGCTGAGCGCGATACAGGACAATGGCGGCGGCCCCGACGGCACGGCGCTTGCTATTGCCGCCACCGTCAGCGTGGTTGCAGTCAACGACGCGCCGACGCTGACGACGACGCCTGCCGACGCCACCTATGCGGCCAGCGGCGACGCCGCGCCGCTGTTCGGCGATACGGCGGTTTCCACGCCGGAAGCGGGGCAGTCGATTGCCGCGCTGACGCTGACCGTCTCCGGCGTGGTCGATGCCGTCGAGCGTCTGAATATCGACGGTAGCTGGGTGACGCTGGCCGATGGTGTGAGCGTAACCACCGCAAGCGGCTTGTCCGTGACGGTCGCGCTTGATGAGGGTACGGCCACGCTGGTTATCGCCAGCGGCGACGGGCTCGGCGCGGCTGCCGCTCAGACGCTGATCGACGGCCTGACTTACGCCAATGCCAGCGGCGCCGTCTCCGGCGGCGAGCGCATCGTCAGCCTGATTGCGGTGCGGGACAACGGCGGCGCCGAGGCTGGCGGTCAGGACACCAGCGCCTTGTCGATCGCCGCCACGGTGAATGTGGTCAACAGCGCGCCGCAGGCGACCGATGCCGAGATCGCCCTGCCTGCGGCTACCCGCGGCGTCGAGTATCTCGTCACGCTGCCGGACGAACTGTTTACCGACGCCGACGGCGACAGCCTGAGCTGGAGCATTGAAGGACTGCCGGACGGGTTGAGCTTCGACGCCGATACGCTGACCATCAGCGGCACGCCGCTCGCCACCGGCAGCGTGCAACTGGTGCTGACGGCGCGCGACGCGCTGGGCGCCGCCGCCAGCAGAGAAATTTCGCTGCTGGTTAATCAGCATTCGGCTTCGCCGGTGGTTCTGCCTGAGTTCGATGCGTTCGGCATGATGGCAAGCTGGCGGGAAGATCTGGAGCGGCGCGACGCGCCCCGGACGGAGGGCTTCGCCCGACCGGCGGCCCGGCCAACGCCGTCTGCGTCCGGCCCGGCGGCAGAGACTGCGCCGCCGGCGGGCGATGCATTGTCGACCTCAAACTATCCGCTGGTGAACGGGAAAATGGACTACGCCGCAACCCCTTGGCAGTTGGACCCTATTATGGAAACGCTGATGCCGGAGCTGGAAAAAGTGGACTTTTCAGCGACGCGCGGGGCTAACGCGGCGGCGGAAAATGTGCCGTCTGGGTTACGCTCGCCGCTGGCGGAGGGCGTGGAGGGCAAGGCCGCTTTCTCCGCGCAACTGCAACAGGAGCAGGCGGGGTTCGACCAGTTACTGGCCGCATTGAATCAGTTGGCGGAAAAAAACGCTTCGCCCGCGGAGTAA